The nucleotide sequence GACCCGGCACTGCTCGAGCTCGCCAAGATCGTTCGGGTGGCCGATGGGGGATTCGGGCAGGAACCCGAGGCGGCCGGGCTCGAAGCCGCTGCCACGGGGTTCCGTATGCTCGCGCACGACGACCTGGAGAACCAACGGCTCCAGTTCCCACTGTACGACGCTCTCTACACCTACTGTCAGTGGAAGGTCGACCACGGCGGGACGCTCGAGCATACGGGTGCCCCCTCGACCCCGTGATGCGGGCGGGGACCTCCCTCGCGCCGTTCCCGGGGGACCTATTGTGAGCCGTCGGGAGTAAGTCGATGCCGTCAGAAGCACCCGAGGAACTGGACTCGCCCGCTTCCCGGCGGGACCAGCTCCTTCTGATGGGAGCCCGGACCGCGCGGGGGTTTGGTGCGGGAGCCCTTTCGATCGTCATCGCCCTCGACCTCGCCGGCGCGGGGTACTCCTCCTTTGCGATCGGGCTCCTGCTCGGTCTCGCCTTAGGCGGCGCGGCCGGCTGGGCTCTCCTGGTTCCGCGCCTCGAGCTGCGTTGGCCGCGTCGTCGGGTGTTCGCGCTGTCGGCCGCCGCCCTCGCCGCCGGCGGAGTGCTCCTGTGGATCGACATCGGAAACCCCGTCATCGTGCTCGCGGCCTTCCTGCTCGGCGGGATCGTCGCCGGCGGGGCCGACGTGAGCCCGCTCGGAGCGCTGGAGCAAGCCTCCCTCGCGGGTACCACCGGACATCGGCAGAGGACGCAGACCTTCGCCACGTACAATCTCCTGGGCTACGTCGGGGTCGCCTTGGGCGCGCTCGCCGCGGGCCCGCTCTACGGCGTGAACACCTCGGTGTTCCCAGGACTTCCTTCGGGCCCTCACGACGCGACGTTCCTGTTCTATGGTCTGCTCGGGCTCATCCTCGTGCCCGCCTACCAGGCCCTCTCGAGCGATGTCGATCGCGAGGCGGCGGCCGGTCGACCCTCCCCGCTTTCCCCGTCCAGTCGCTCGACCGTCTACTCGCTCTCGGCGCTGTTCGCAGTCGATGCGTTC is from Thermoplasmata archaeon and encodes:
- a CDS encoding MFS transporter yields the protein MPSEAPEELDSPASRRDQLLLMGARTARGFGAGALSIVIALDLAGAGYSSFAIGLLLGLALGGAAGWALLVPRLELRWPRRRVFALSAAALAAGGVLLWIDIGNPVIVLAAFLLGGIVAGGADVSPLGALEQASLAGTTGHRQRTQTFATYNLLGYVGVALGALAAGPLYGVNTSVFPGLPSGPHDATFLFYGLLGLILVPAYQALSSDVDREAAAGRPSPLSPSSRSTVYSLSALFAVDAFGGGLIVNSLVVFYFSTRFHPSVDALGFVFFASSLAAGASLILAVPLARRIGLVNTIVFSHIPSNIFLIAVVFAPTFLVASILWIARATLSQMDVPTRQSYVQAVVPREDRAAAAGYTTAARGCQALGAPVTGAFLAAGGPWLSAPFALAGSVKIGYDLAFYSRFRHHRPPEEGSPPPGDRSRAPTGNPPAEEPGMPRRPQRASGAGNANPSGTGT
- a CDS encoding chromate resistance protein ChrB domain-containing protein; translated protein: MKWVTREKARVDRIACPWLIRKFIDPRAEFLYVPKEKVAEVAAREGATPFDVPGVELHHYEEGGKEYVSFDAIIRKYKLTDPALLELAKIVRVADGGFGQEPEAAGLEAAATGFRMLAHDDLENQRLQFPLYDALYTYCQWKVDHGGTLEHTGAPSTP